Part of the Novipirellula artificiosorum genome, CGCCAGGTGGAAAACCTGCTACGCGAACAAGCCGAACGCCAAGGTCTCGAGCGTGACCCCGATCACAAGGGAGCATTCCGGTTAACGCCGAAGGCGTACAAAATTTTCCAAGGGAAACTGCTGGAACGCATCTTTAGCGAATTGGCGCCGTCGCGGACCGGTCGCCACCAAGGTGAGGTCGTCGGCGAAGGAGCGGTTGAGTTGCAGCGCACCCAACCGTACGAGTTTGGCGACAGCGTTGCAAACATTGATCTGCCCCAAACCGTGATCAATGCGTTATTGCGGCAAGGCGATGAGCGACCGATCCGGTTACACGGTGACGACATCGTTGTCCATCAGACGCGAAATCACCCGAAGTGCGCAACCTGTGTAATCATGGACATGAGTGGCTCAATGCGGTACGACGGCCAATATGTGAATGTCAAACGAATGGCATTAGGATTGCAAGGGCTGATCAACTCCGAATACCCCGGTGATTTCTTGCGGTTCATCGAGATGTACACCTTCGCGAAGCTGACACCGCCGGGAGAGATCATCGATTTGATGCCCAAACCGGTTACGATTCACGATCCTTGGGTGCGGCTCAAAGCGGACATGGGTGACCAAGAAACCAGTGAACATGAGATCCACCCTCATTTCACCAACATCCAACACGCGCTTCAGCTTGCTCGCCAAAACTTGGTCAATACCGACACGCCCAACCGACAAATCGTCCTGATCACCGACGGCTTGCCCACCGCTCATTTCGAACAACAGTGGTTGTACATGTTGTATCCCCCCGACCCGATGACCGAGCAGGCGACGATGCGTGAGGGACGTCTGTGTCAAAAAGAGGGAATCACGATCAACCTTTTCTTGATTCCGAGTTGGTCACAGAGCGAGGAGGACATTCGCTTCGCATATCGGTTGGCCGAAACGACCAAGGGACGCGTGTTTTTCACGAGCGGTCGCGACTTGGACCGGTTCGTGTTATGGGACTACGTGCAAAATCGCCGTGATATCATCTCCTGATCCCGTCGGTGGCTCGCATGCCCCCTGAAAACGGCTCTGCGAGCGTTGGGGGCATGATTTCCCTGGAATCGCCCTTGGTACGCGGCGAAAAAAGGGATATTCTTCGTGAAACACGGCACTTCGACCGTGAAACAGGAAAAACTCCAAGGAAGTGGCCGAAATTGCTGGACCACCTTTGGTGGACACCCCTATGATTCGTTTGTACCCGATTTTGTCAGCCACAACGGTCGACAGGGGAAGGGCCGAATACAAAGGTTATGGCAGATTTCTTATCCGATCCTACAATACAAGTTGGGCTTTCCCTCCTGGTCCTAGCTGTCCTGATTGCTGCCGGGTTTTCTCTCGTGTCAAAGTTTCGCGACTACA contains:
- a CDS encoding vWA domain-containing protein is translated as MAYRPGGIIHAYQKYDPAKFPSPTQTPPDLVSPAFEQALMYGNYRELSEQDLARAIRLDPSQIAGMGPSLDMLRAMLEERKRRILQTYEVTSVQKKARKAFLQSTKGLKLPKGMEKLFRRAIVQEQPYLLESLWFQTGDDNSDSARGLLNATERMADKHNLEELASKYEFTGLTSLSIPKALEIKEELEKIDELLKQLEEAAKTAQIGIIDMELLNEFAEAGDMQQLEEMRRQVENLLREQAERQGLERDPDHKGAFRLTPKAYKIFQGKLLERIFSELAPSRTGRHQGEVVGEGAVELQRTQPYEFGDSVANIDLPQTVINALLRQGDERPIRLHGDDIVVHQTRNHPKCATCVIMDMSGSMRYDGQYVNVKRMALGLQGLINSEYPGDFLRFIEMYTFAKLTPPGEIIDLMPKPVTIHDPWVRLKADMGDQETSEHEIHPHFTNIQHALQLARQNLVNTDTPNRQIVLITDGLPTAHFEQQWLYMLYPPDPMTEQATMREGRLCQKEGITINLFLIPSWSQSEEDIRFAYRLAETTKGRVFFTSGRDLDRFVLWDYVQNRRDIIS